TCGAGGACGGCGAGTTCGTCGTCTTCGTCGGCCCGTCCGGGAGCGGGAAGTCGACGCTCATGCGGATCGTGGCCGGCCTGGAGACGCAGACGGAGGGCGACGTGCACATCGGCGACTCGCTCGTCAACGAACTCGGTCCGCGGGCGCGGGACATCGCGATGGTGTTCCAGAACTACGCGCTGTACCCGAACATGACCGTCGAGGAGAACATGTCCTTCGGGCTGAAGATGTCTACCTCGATGTCCGAGGCCGAGATCGAAGAACAGGTCACGTCCACCGCGGAGATGATGGACATCGGCGAGCTGCTCGACAACACGCCGGGCGAACTCTCCGGCGGGCAACAGCAGCGCGTCGCGCTGGGGCGGGCGATCGTTCGCGACCCCAACGTGTTCCTGATGGACGAGCCGCTGTCGAACCTGGACGCCAAGCTCCGGACGACGATGCGGACGGAGATCAACCGGCTCCAGAACGACCTGGGCGTGACCACCCTCTACGTCACTCACGACCAGACCGAGGCGATGACGATGGGCGACCGGCTCGTCGTGCTCGACCAGGGCGAACTCCAGCAGATCGGCACGCCGCTGGAGTGCTTCTATCGGCCGGCGAACCGCTTCGTCGCGGGGTTCATCGGGTCGCCCTCGATGAACTTCTTCGACGCCACCGTCGAGAGCGACACGCTCTCGTGTGACGGCTTCACCTACGAACTCTCCGACCGGATGGGATCGAGCGTGGGCGATCGGGAGGCGGTGACGCTGGGTGCACGGCCCGAGGACATCGACCTCACGGACGACCCCGTCGAGGCGAACAGTTTCGAGGTGGAAGTCGACGTGGTCGAGCCGATGGGGAGCATCTCGTACGTGTACGCCAAGCCGGTCGACCAGTCGCACGACGACACGTTCGTCGTCGAGATCGACGGCCAGCGGCCGATCACGGAGGGTCGCCGGCTGTACGCGCACGCGCCGGCGACGGACGTCCACCTGTTCGACGCGCGAACCAGCGAGACGATCCACCAGCGGAAACTGAACGAGAAGGCCCGGGAGGCGCTCTCCCAGCGACTCCAGCAGGACGCGACCGTCGGCGACGACTGACCGCCGCGCGCCTCCCGCACGCGGGTCCGTCGGTCGCCGCTCGTCACCAGTCCGTACAGCACCAGTCGGCACACAGCACCGATCTGCACCCATCACGACCTACCACTCATCACGATCCATGGATTCACAGGACACCTCACAGTACGAAGCACGGCAATCCATCTGCGAGTTCGGTCGCAGTTTGCTCGACGACGACCTGACCACCGGAACCGGCGGGAACCTCAGCGTCCGCCTCGACGACGACCACATCGCGATCAGTCCCTCGGGCGTCCCCTACGGGGATATCGAGCCCTCGGACGTTCCCGTCGTCCGGACCGACGGGACGGTCGTCGCGGGCGACGTGGACCCGTCGACGGAGCTCCCGATGCACCGCGCGGTCTACGACCGACGCCCGGACGTGGGCGGCGTCGTCCACACCCACTCGCCGTACGCGACCACGTTCGCGTCGCTCGGGCAACCGATCCCGGCCTCGCACTACCTGCTCGCGTTCGCCGGCACGGAGGTCCCGGTGACGGAGTACGAGACGCACGCCACCGAGGAACTCGGTGAGGAGGCGGTCGAGGCGCTCGGCGACTCGACCAACGCGACGCTGCTGCGGAACCACGGCGTGTTGACGACCGAGTCGTCGCTGGCCGACGCGTACTCGGTCGCGCAGATGGTGGAGTACTGCGCCCGCATCCACTACCAGGCGAGCGTCATCGGCGACCCGGAGATACTGCCCGACGAGGAACTCCACCGGATCCAGGGGAAACTGGACAGCTACGGCAACTAGACCGATGCAGCACGTCGCTATCGACATCGGCGCCAGCGGGGGAACGGTGTACCTCGGGACGATCACGCCCACGGAGTTCGCGGTCGAGGAGGTGCACCGGTTCGACAACCGTCCCGTCGAACGGGACGGCCGCTACGTCTGGGATCTCGACGCCCTTCGCGAGCGCATGATCGACGGACTACGGGCGGCCGCCGAGCGGGTCGATACCGTCGACGTGGTCGGGATCGACACGTGGGGGCTCGACTTCGGGCTCGTGGCCGACGGGGAGGTGCTGCGCGACCCCACCTCCTACCGCGACCCGAACGCGACGGCGACCCGCGACGCCCTCTTCGAGACGGTGGGGCGGCGCCGGATCTTCGAGGCGACCGGCATCACGAACTGGCGCACGCCGAACACGCTGTGGCAACTCCACACGCTCGCCCGCGACGACCCGGCGTTGCTCGACCGCGCCGACGGGCTCCTCATGATGCCCCAACTACTGACATCGCTGCTGGGTGGACGCGAGTGCGGCGAGGTGACGATCGCGTCCACGACACAGATGGTCGATCCCGAGGAGCGCACTTGGGCGAGGGACCTCCTCGAGGAGCTGTCGCTCCCGACGGACCTGCTCCCGCCGCTCGATGAGCCGGGGCAGCACCTCGGCCCCGTCGGCGACGACGTCGCCGCGGCGCTCGGGTCGACCCCCGAACTTGTCACCCCCGCGAGCCACGACACGGCGGCGGCCGTCGCCGGCCTTCCGGTTGCCGACGACGCCGCCTTCCTCAGTACTGGGTCATGGTTTATTCTCGGCGTCGAGCGAGCGGGCCCTGTCCGGAGCGACGCCGCCTTCGAGCACGCCGTCTCGAACGAACTCGGCGTCGACGGGACCGTCCGGCTCCTGAAGAACGTGAACGGCTTCTTCCTCCTCGAGGAGTGCCGCGAGGCCTGGCAGGAGGAGGGGCGGCCGGTCGACTACGACAGCCTCCTGTCGGCCGCAGAGGAGGCCCCGGCACGTGCCGCGCTCGTCGACCCCGACGCGGAGACGTTCGGCATCGACGCGCCGATGCCCGAGCAGATCCGGTCGTACTGCCGGGAGACCGACCAGCCCGTGCCCGACGGTCGCGGGGAGGTCGTCCGGTGTCTCCTCGACAGTCTCGTGACGAAGACCGCGATCGCCCTCGACGGCATCGAGGCGGTCATCGACGACCGTCCGAAGAGCATCAGCCTCGGGGGCGGCGGGGTCCGAAACGAGCTGTTCTGCCGACTCCTCGCCGACGCGACCGACCGGCCCGTCGTCGCCGGGCCGGTCGAGGCGACCGCGGTGGGGAACCTCCTGACGCAGGCGCTTGCCACGGGGACGGTCGAAGACCTGGAGAGCGGCCGCCGGTTGATCGAGTCGGCGTTCTCCCCCACGCGGTACGAGCCGGCCGGGACCGCCGAGTGGGCGGCGGCGAAACGGCGGCTGAAGGCGCTGTCCGCGGAGTGACGACCCGACGAGCGTCGGCCGTTCGCGTAACAGCCACGACGGCCGTCCCGTGCCAACCCACCGCCACCGGAGATCGCGTCAGCGGGAGGTGTACCCGCCGTCGATGACGACCGTCGACCCCGTCATGTACGATGAGGCGTCGGAGGCGAGATAGACGACGAGTTCCTCGAGCTCCTCCGGGCGACCGAGCCGACCCATCGGCGTGTTCTCCAGCCACTCCTCCGCCATCTCGGGGTTCTCCTCCAACACCTCGTCGACGAGGTCCGTCCGCATGTACCCCGGAGCGATGGCGTTGACCCGGACGCCGCGGTCGCCCCACTCGACGGCCAGCGACTGGGTCAACATCCGGACCCCGGCCTTCGTCGTGTTGTAACTGGCCTGCTTCTGGGGGACGTTGACGTCGAAGCCGGACATCGAGGAGATGTTGACGATGCGTCCCTCGCCGCGCTCCAGCATCTGCTGGCCGACCTGTTTCGCACAGAGGAAGACGCCGTCGAGGTTGACGGCGACGACGCGCCGCCACGACTCGATGTCCGTCTCCTCGGCCGGGGCGTTCTCGACGATACCGGCGTTGTTCACGAGGACGTCGATCGGGCCGAGCCGGTCGGTGACGGTTTCGACCATCGACGTGACCGACGCCTCGTCTGTCACGTCGACGTCGACGGCGACCACCTCCGACTCGGCGCCCTCCCCGAGGGCCGTCGCCGTTCGCTCGGCCTTCTCGGCGTTCACGTCCGCGATGGCGACATCCGCCCCCACGTCGACGAGCGCGCTCGCCATCTGTCTGCCGAGCCCCTGCGCCGCACCGGTGACGACCGCCGTCTCCCCGTCGAGCGAGAAACTGTCGAGTACGCTCATTGTCCGTGCCAACCCCCGCTCCACACCACCATATCAGTACTCCCTCACGACGCAGTTCGACCCCCGCCCGTCCGGCGCGACGACTGTCGCCGATGAGGCCCGCATTGCAGCCGCTTGGACTGCTCCGATCGGCATCTTTTCGTCGGGTCAGTGTGTCAGCAGTTATCAATGCGGACCGTTGTTTTGCACGAGCCCGGCCAGTTCGAGATGCGGGAACGGGAGCGACCGGAGCCGGCCGCCGACGAGGTCCTCGTCGCCGTCAGGGACGTGGGCATCTGCGGCTCCGACGTTCACTACTACGAGCACGGTCGGATCGGCGACTACGTCGTCGAGGACCCGCTTATTCTGGGCCACGAGAGCGCGGGAGAGGTTGTCGCCGTCGGCGAGAACGTCGAAACGCTGGCGCCGGGCGCCCGCGTGACGCTCGAACCGGGGGTCCCGTGTCGGCAGTGCCGCCACTGCAAGCGCGGGGAGTACCACCTCTGCACGGACGTCGAGTTCATGGCGACGCCGCCCCACGACGGGGCCTTCGCCGAGTACGTCTCCTGGCCGGCGGACTTCGTCTACGAACTCCCGGAGGCCGTCTCGATGCGGGAGGGCGCGTTATGTGAGCCCCTGAGCGTCGGCATCCACGCCTGTCGCCGCGGCGATGTCGGCGTCGGCGACACGGTGCTCGTCACGGGCGCCGGCCCGATCGGGATGCTCGCGATGGAGGCCGCACGCGCGGCCGGGGCGACCGATATCCTCGTCTCCGACGTCGTCGGGTCGAAACTGGACCGTGCGCTCGACCGGGGAGCCGACCGCGTCATCCATGTCACGGAGACCGACCTCGACGCGGCCGTCGACGAGTACACCGACGGCGTCGGCGCGGACGTCGTCGTCGAGGCGTCCGGCGCCGAGCCGTCCATCGAGTCGACGCTCGACGCCGTGCGACGCGGCGGGACAATCGTCCTCGTCGGGCTCGCCGACGAGGCGGAGGTTCCCCTCGACGTCCTCGAGATCATCGACAACGAACTCGACGTCCACGGGTCGTTCCGCTACGCGAACACCTACGACGCCGCCGTCGACCTCCTCGCCGACGGAACCGTCGACGTGGAGGGGATCGTCGACTTCACGGATCCCCTCGAGGAGATCGACGCCGCGTTCCGACGCTCGATGGAGCGAGACACCGTCAAGGGGATGATCTCGATCCGCTGAGGCGACCCGATCGCCGGTCGAACGACCGATTCCGGACGTAGCGGGTGTCGCGCCGAACCCCCCTCACCACTCGGCGACCCGGCCGTCGTCGTGGTACCAGAGGGGGTTGTACCAGTTGACGTCCAACCGTGACTGTTCGCGCACGTACTCCTCGTCGACATCGATCCCCAGCCCGGGCCCCGTCGGTCGCTCGACGTACCCGTCCTCGAAGGTGAAGGTGTCGGGGTCTTCGAGGTACGCCAGTCCGGTGCTCTCGCTCGGGTCGTGGAGGCTCAGATCCTGTTCCTGCATGACCGCGTTGTGCGAGGTGAACACCGCCTGGAGGTTCGCCGCGAACGCGATCGGACTCAGGGGACAGTGGGGGATCACGGCCACGTCGAACGCCTCGGCCATCGTCATCAGCTTCCGGAGTTCGGTGATCCCGCCCACGTGAGAGACATCGGGCTGCAGCACCGAGACCGCGTCATCGACGAGGAGCGGCTTGAAATCGTAGCGTGAGTAGAACCGCTCGCCCGTGGCGATCGGAACGGTCGTCCGGTCGGCGATCGATCCGAGCTTCTCGGTGTGTTCCGGCAGGACCGGCTGGTCGACGAACATCGGCTCGTACGGCTCGAGCGCCTCCACGAGTCGCATCGCCATCGGCTTCGAGACCCGGCCGTGGAAGTCGATGCCGAGGTGGAGGTCGTCCCCGACGGCCTCACGGACCGTCGCGACGCGTTTGCGCGCCGTCTCCACCCCGGCCGGCGGCTCCAACGGCGCGAACTCCGCCGTCGCGTTCAGCTTGAGCGCCCGATACCCCTGATTGCGACGCTTGATCGCCTCTTCGGCGATCTCCGCGGGGTCCTCGCCGCCGATCCACTGGTGGACCATGACCCGGTCGCGGACGTGTCCGCCGAGGAGTTCGTGCACCGGCGCGCCGTAGTGGCGCCCCTTGATGTCCCACAGCGCCTGATCGATGCCCGCGAGAGCGCTCATGAGGATCGGGCCGCCCCTGAAGTATCCCCCCTGATACATGGTTCGCCAGTGCTCCTCGGTCCGCAACGGGTCCTCGCCGAGGAGGTAGACGTCGACGAGTTCTTCGACGGCCGCTCGGACCGTCTCCAGCCGTCCCTGAACGATGGGTTCACCCCAGCCCACCAGTCCGTCACTCGTCTCCAGCCGGAGGAGCAGCCACCGCGGCGGGACGGCGAACAGTTCGTAATCCGAGACGTGCATACCGCCGTATCTCCGAGGGGCGACTTGAATGATGGGCTGCAAACGGGGACGGGAGCAGGCTCGGACTCTCGACCGCCGTCCCACGCGGACGTACCGGCGGACTCACACGGAGGTGAGAAGGACCGTTCGCCGTTCGCCGTCGCGGTCTCCCTTCGGTCGACCGCGCTCTCGCCGCGCTTATTCGCGTCCACCACCCATTCGGAGGTATGAGCGCCCCCCACCGCAACGACATCGCACCCGCGAGCGTCTCGGTCTCCCTCCGCGAGGAGGGTGTCGAGGTCGAGTACCTCGACGGCCGCGTCACCTTCTACCACGGCGTCCCGAAGGTCGTCGAGGACACCCTCACCACCCCGCCGGGCAAGGAGACCCACGTGCTCGTCACCGACCCCTCCGAA
This genomic stretch from Halobaculum roseum harbors:
- a CDS encoding ABC transporter ATP-binding protein, which produces MASITLDSVTKRFGDDESIVAVDDVSLDIEDGEFVVFVGPSGSGKSTLMRIVAGLETQTEGDVHIGDSLVNELGPRARDIAMVFQNYALYPNMTVEENMSFGLKMSTSMSEAEIEEQVTSTAEMMDIGELLDNTPGELSGGQQQRVALGRAIVRDPNVFLMDEPLSNLDAKLRTTMRTEINRLQNDLGVTTLYVTHDQTEAMTMGDRLVVLDQGELQQIGTPLECFYRPANRFVAGFIGSPSMNFFDATVESDTLSCDGFTYELSDRMGSSVGDREAVTLGARPEDIDLTDDPVEANSFEVEVDVVEPMGSISYVYAKPVDQSHDDTFVVEIDGQRPITEGRRLYAHAPATDVHLFDARTSETIHQRKLNEKAREALSQRLQQDATVGDD
- a CDS encoding class II aldolase/adducin family protein; translation: MDSQDTSQYEARQSICEFGRSLLDDDLTTGTGGNLSVRLDDDHIAISPSGVPYGDIEPSDVPVVRTDGTVVAGDVDPSTELPMHRAVYDRRPDVGGVVHTHSPYATTFASLGQPIPASHYLLAFAGTEVPVTEYETHATEELGEEAVEALGDSTNATLLRNHGVLTTESSLADAYSVAQMVEYCARIHYQASVIGDPEILPDEELHRIQGKLDSYGN
- a CDS encoding rhamnulokinase, producing MQHVAIDIGASGGTVYLGTITPTEFAVEEVHRFDNRPVERDGRYVWDLDALRERMIDGLRAAAERVDTVDVVGIDTWGLDFGLVADGEVLRDPTSYRDPNATATRDALFETVGRRRIFEATGITNWRTPNTLWQLHTLARDDPALLDRADGLLMMPQLLTSLLGGRECGEVTIASTTQMVDPEERTWARDLLEELSLPTDLLPPLDEPGQHLGPVGDDVAAALGSTPELVTPASHDTAAAVAGLPVADDAAFLSTGSWFILGVERAGPVRSDAAFEHAVSNELGVDGTVRLLKNVNGFFLLEECREAWQEEGRPVDYDSLLSAAEEAPARAALVDPDAETFGIDAPMPEQIRSYCRETDQPVPDGRGEVVRCLLDSLVTKTAIALDGIEAVIDDRPKSISLGGGGVRNELFCRLLADATDRPVVAGPVEATAVGNLLTQALATGTVEDLESGRRLIESAFSPTRYEPAGTAEWAAAKRRLKALSAE
- a CDS encoding SDR family NAD(P)-dependent oxidoreductase, with amino-acid sequence MSVLDSFSLDGETAVVTGAAQGLGRQMASALVDVGADVAIADVNAEKAERTATALGEGAESEVVAVDVDVTDEASVTSMVETVTDRLGPIDVLVNNAGIVENAPAEETDIESWRRVVAVNLDGVFLCAKQVGQQMLERGEGRIVNISSMSGFDVNVPQKQASYNTTKAGVRMLTQSLAVEWGDRGVRVNAIAPGYMRTDLVDEVLEENPEMAEEWLENTPMGRLGRPEELEELVVYLASDASSYMTGSTVVIDGGYTSR
- a CDS encoding NAD(P)-dependent alcohol dehydrogenase is translated as MRTVVLHEPGQFEMRERERPEPAADEVLVAVRDVGICGSDVHYYEHGRIGDYVVEDPLILGHESAGEVVAVGENVETLAPGARVTLEPGVPCRQCRHCKRGEYHLCTDVEFMATPPHDGAFAEYVSWPADFVYELPEAVSMREGALCEPLSVGIHACRRGDVGVGDTVLVTGAGPIGMLAMEAARAAGATDILVSDVVGSKLDRALDRGADRVIHVTETDLDAAVDEYTDGVGADVVVEASGAEPSIESTLDAVRRGGTIVLVGLADEAEVPLDVLEIIDNELDVHGSFRYANTYDAAVDLLADGTVDVEGIVDFTDPLEEIDAAFRRSMERDTVKGMISIR
- the dgoD gene encoding galactonate dehydratase, with product MHVSDYELFAVPPRWLLLRLETSDGLVGWGEPIVQGRLETVRAAVEELVDVYLLGEDPLRTEEHWRTMYQGGYFRGGPILMSALAGIDQALWDIKGRHYGAPVHELLGGHVRDRVMVHQWIGGEDPAEIAEEAIKRRNQGYRALKLNATAEFAPLEPPAGVETARKRVATVREAVGDDLHLGIDFHGRVSKPMAMRLVEALEPYEPMFVDQPVLPEHTEKLGSIADRTTVPIATGERFYSRYDFKPLLVDDAVSVLQPDVSHVGGITELRKLMTMAEAFDVAVIPHCPLSPIAFAANLQAVFTSHNAVMQEQDLSLHDPSESTGLAYLEDPDTFTFEDGYVERPTGPGLGIDVDEEYVREQSRLDVNWYNPLWYHDDGRVAEW